CGATCACCCGACCACTAGTCCGGGAATGGATCGGCCGCCGCCCAATAAACCCATCCTGTGTGCCGACCTTTTCCCGTGAGATTTTGATTGCCGCTGTCCGTTTGAACTTAGTATTGATATTCCGGGAAGCATAAACTTCCTTGCCTTGCGGGTTATAAATACTAACGGTAACGTCTTCACGCGCTAATTTAACGATGATCGAATCTGTATAGATATTATCTTTAGCGTTAGCATCGCGGTTCGGTACCGGATCCGAGGTCGTGGCTAGATCAGGCCGTAAATACGGTAAAACCGTTTTGCGTGTCAGTGTATTAGACTGATTATTCAGCCGTTCAACCACCAAAGTCATCGTATCTTTTAGATTAGTTTCCTCTTGATTCATCATGATCGCAGTAAAGCGACTAAATAATAGAATCGCAAACACCGCAAAGACAATGAATATACCAAAAGCGGCACCCAACGCCCACTTCAACTTTAAGGAGAAGCGTCGAGCCCGCTTTACTTGATTCGGATCACTTTCTTGGTTTGTCATCACGAGCGCATCACATACCCAGTGCCACGAACCGTCTGAATGTAACTTTCTTCACCTTTACGGTCGATCTTATTACGCAAATAACGAATATAAACATCGACAACGTTGGTTTCAACTTCGCTTTCGTAGCCCCAAACTTTGTTAAGTAAAACGTCACGACCTAAGACCACGTTGACATTTTCCATCAAAGTCAAAAGTAATTCATATTCCCGCTTAGTCAAATCAATCGTTTCGTTACCCCGCTTAACCACACGATTTTCTTTTTCAATCGTTAAGTCACGGTAAGAAACAGTAGTTTGCTTTGCGTTATTTTGTTCGCCTTCGATATCGATGCGGCGTAATAAGGCCCGTAAACGTGCCAATAATTCTTCAATTGCAAATGGTTTAACGATGTAATCATCAGCCCCATGATCAAGCCCAGAAACACGATCAATCACTGAATCACGGGCGGTCATCATGATGATCGGTGTGTTTTTGACTTGACGTACACGACGGCAGACTTCCAACCCATTTAATTCAGGCAACATTAAATCAAGTAAAATAGCATCCCAGTCACTACTTAAAGCAGCATCTAAACCAGTCCGACCATTATAGTGGACCGTTGTTTCGTAGCCCTCGTGTTTCAATTCAAGTTCAACGAAGCGGGCTAGATTTTTTTCATCTTCAATAATTAGAACTTTACTCATTCAGTTTGACAACTCCTCAAAGAACATTTAGTTAATTCGCATTTAATTATATTTACACTTAAAATCGCCTAATAACAATACTCATACAGCTAAGTATTTTACCATTCTTTTGTAAAAAAAGCTACTAATGCTTTCATCCCGCGCATTTAGCAAATTCTCATTAATAAAAAAACACAAAGCCAAATCGACTTTGTGTTCGTAAAAACCAATTATTGTTCTTCATACCATGGGTAATGGAAACTACCTTCACGGTCAGTCCGTTCGTAAGTGTGGGCACCGAAGTAGTCACGCTCAGCTTGGATGATATTAGCAGGCAAGCGTTCGGAACGATAAGAATCGAAGTAAGAGATTGCAGCAGCAAAACCAGGGACAGGAACGCCGGCTTTAACCGCTAAACCAACTAAATCACGTACTGATTCTTGATATTGCTTAGTGATGTTCAAGAAATAATCATCTAACATCAAGTTTTGCAATTGGGGATCCTTTTCGTAAGCATCAGTGATGTTCTGCAAGAATTGCGCCCGAATGATACAACCCGCACGCCAGATCCGCGCAATATTAGCGTAGTCTAAATTCCAATCATAATGATCAGAAGCGATCCGCATTTGTTCGAAACCTTGGGCGTAACTCATGATCTTACTGAAGTATAATGCCTTACGGATCATTTCAACAACTTCAGTTTTATCAAAGTCAACCTTGCCAACTGGTTTAGGTAATACTTTGCTAGCCTTGACCCGTTCGTCTTTCATCATAGAAATATAACGAGCATAAACGGATTCTGTGATCAAGGATTGCGGAATTTCTAATTCAAGGGCATTAGCAGAACTCCATTTACCAGTACCTTTGTTAGCTGTCCGATCTAAGATGACATCAACGATCGGCTTACCAGTACCTAGATCGTCTTTACGCGTCAAAATATCCGCTGTAATGTCGATCAAGTAACTATCAAGTTCGCCTTTATTCCAGTCATCAAAAATGGCTGCAATTTCATCAACGGACAGACCAACCAATTCATGCAAGACGTGGTAACTTTCAGCAATCAATTCTTCATCGCCGTATTCGATACCGTTATGAATCATCTTCACGTAATGGCCAGCACCGTTTGGCCCAATGTAAGTGACACAAGGTGCACCATCAGTAGCTTTAGCAGCCATTTGTTCGAAGATTGGTGCAACGAGATCATAAGCTTCTTTTTGACCACCAGGCATCATTGAAGGGCCTTGTAGCGCACCAAGTTCGCCACCAGAAACGCCCATACCAATGAAGTTGATGCCAGATTTATCTAATTCAGCATTGCGCCGCATTGTATCTTTGAAGAAAGTATTCCCGCCGTCGATCAAGACATCACCTTTATCCAATAATGGCAATAATTCTTGAATGACTGCGTCAGTCCCAGCACCTGCTTTGACCATCAAAATGATCCGCCGTGGCTTTTCTAATGAAGCCACGAAATCTTGAATGCTGTAACTTGGCACTAATTTTTTATCGGCGTGTTCCTTAGCCACCGTTTCGGTTTTAGAACTTGTCCGGTTGTAGATGGCGACGGTGTAACCACGGCTTTCAATGTTCAAAGCCAAGTTTTTGCCCATGACCGCCATACCAACGACACCAATTTGTGGTGTTTGCTTTTCCATATTTCTTTGTGCCCCCTTGTATCTATTTAACAACTTCTATCCTATCAAAAAAACTTACTAAATAAAAGGCAAACTGCTCTTGAATTATCCGCTATAAATAATTTTGAGTAAGCAAAAAGCATTAGCGCCATGGCCGCTAATGCTTTTTAAACAGGTCTGTCTTAGTTTGCAGTGTTACCTGTATTGACAACTTGTTTGCCATCGTAGAAGCCACAGCTTGGGCAAACGTGATGAGATACGCGTAATTCACCACAGTTTGGGCATGGGCTTAAGTTAGGCGTTGCTAATTTAATGTGTCCCCGACGCATACGTTTCTTCGTCTTTGAGGTTCTTCTTGCTGGTACAGCCATTAAATTCCACCTCCTTAAAATATTTTCGTTTTACATTACTTATCGGTTGATTCGTCGAATAAACCTTTTAGTTGAGCAAAACGTGGATCAACTTGTTGTTTACGCGCTTCCAGTAACTGATCGTAGGCATCTTCAGAGATAACCTGCCAATCATTACCTTTAGGCATATCCGCTTCATCCTCACGTTCATGAGGAGTCAACACCTGCATTGGGATATTCAGCAAGATATTATCAACAATTGCCTGATCGAGATCTAAGGTCGCGTTCTCTAAAACGATCACGGTGTCCTCTTGATCAAGCTCTGCTCGCTTGCGCTGATCAGCTGGTACATAAAATTCCGTAAAGTCAAAATCTAATGGTAACGCAACTGGCTTAAGCGAACGTGTCGATGGCAATGTTAATGTTCCCTTCATCTTGACGTAGGTCGTGATTGTTTCCTGATCCAATGAGATCAAACCAGAAACCTGAATCGGACTCACGTCGATGATCTGCGGATCACGTTCGATCAAAGTTGCCTTTAAATCAAGCGTGTCTGCAAGTGGTAAAGGCTCTTGCCGATACTTTTCTAATTCAAGTAAAGACCATTTCATTGAAGTTTCCTCCTAATGCAACGAGAATAATTATAACTTTCCCGAAAATCTTTGTCAACCTAATTTACTTTACAGAAGTCAGCGCCGGTACGACGCGCTTTAACGAACTTATGCTCACCTTTAAAATCACAAAACACTGCAATTAGGCGCAGAATTGATTATAGTCGATACCCGGCCAACTTACTAGCGATTTGTTAATTTTTTCTGAAAAAGTTTGCAATCAGAAAACTGGCGTCTAGCATAGCTGTTTTTATATAATAATTATAGTAACTAAATAAAGGAGTTGATCATCATGTTCACTAGGGTCCGTCTGAAAACTACTTAAGTAAGATGCAAATTGAGGCAATGTAGACCGTAGCCAGATAAACATGAGCGAGCTTATCATAACGCGTTGCAATCCTACGAAAGTTCTTCAACTGATTGAAGAAGTTCTCAATCAAATGGCGCTCACAATAAACGTGGTAATCACAGGTCCACTTGTCTTTGGTATTTTCCTTTGGCGGAATGGTATAGACGCCTGCTTTATCTTCAATATACTGGCGAAGTTTCGCGGTGCCATAGGCTTTATCCGCGATAATATTTGATTGAGAAATATCGAAGCCTTCCAGCAACTCACTGGCAACTTGGCTATCATGTACTTGACCACCTGTTAGGCGAAAACCCAAGGGATTCCCTAATCCGTCAACGAGTGCGTGAATCTTGGTCGTTCGGCCACCTCGACTTAGTCCAATAGCTTGATTTTCGACCATACATTCGGCGTTTTTTTTGCCCCAGTGGCCTTTTGATGCGCTCGAACGATCGTTGAATCTAAGCTCAAGTTTTCCATGTCGGGATCGTCAATCAATTCGAGAAAAACCTGTTCGAACAAGCCTGAACTTACCCAGGCTCGGAAGCGACTATACACCGTTTTCCAAGAGCCATAGCGTTCAGGTAGATCACGCCAAGGAGCCCCGCTGCGCATGAGCCAGAGGATAGCGTTGAGGGCGGTACGGTTGTCTAGGCTTGATGGACGGCCAGTCCGGTATGGCGGGAAGTATCCTTTGATTCGGTCCCACTGAGCATCTTCCAGTTCGTATCGTTTAGGTGTTGTCATCGGAATGCCTCGATTCGTTTTTCCTCAGATTATACCTGAATTTTTAGTTTTCAGACAGTCCCTAGTTATCGTGAATTCTGGCAAAATATTCTGACTTGGAACAAAACAGCAACACGCCGGCAATATTGGTGGCCAGTCATCATAAATTATTTTCTAGGTATTATTTTAACGGCACTTTTACAAGTAATTCTTGGCCATCCGTGGTCGGAAATTTACACTTGGACTGATTTAGGCGCTAACACTGCTGGCAACGTGATCCTGCTACTAGTCTGGATCGCAACTTTCACTTTAAAAGCACGGCGGTTACATGATACCGACCGTAGTGCTGGCTGGATCTTGATCGAACTGATTCCAATCATTGGAACAATTTGGTTCTTTATCCTCACCTTACTGCCGTCACGTCCAAGTACACGGTGGCCTCAAAACCAAGCGGAATAACGACTGTTTCTTGCAGTGGTACTTGATTTCTAGCAAGCATGCGATATTGAACTTACTCAACAAAACGCCGGTAAGGCTAAGTTCCATCGCCTGTAGCAGCTGAGATTCTGGTTACAAATATTATCCACTATTATGGAGTAGAGGAGCTAAACCATGACAACCGAAATTTTCACCGATCATCTGGCTAAAACCGCGCCGGAACAACGTGAACGCACACAAGAAGTCCTCACTTGGGTCAGCACGACTTTCCCTCAATTGGCTCCGCGGATCGCTTGGAATCAGCCAATGTTCACCGACCATGACACGTTTATTATCGGCTTCAGTAATTCTAAAAAGCATCTAGCCGTTGCCCCTGAAGCCGCCGGTATCAACCAATTTTCTGCGGCAATCAAAGCTGCCGGCTACCAGCACACCAAGCAACTGATCCAGCTGCCGTGGACGAGCCCAGTCAACTACACCCTTTTGGAACAGATCATCCGCTTTAACTTACAGGATAAAGCTAACACCACGAGTTTTTGGCGCAAATAAATGCCAGCAAACAAAATAAGGTCACGACAAGCTTACTTTTGTCGCGGCCTTTTATTTTACCCGTAATGGCGGGCGATTAAAATTCTGCTCGTGCCCATTTAATTGGGCATAAATATCGTCCACTCGTACTTCCAAGCCTAATAAGCCCTGCTCGTGCCCAATTTTTTGACTGACCCGGGCGATTAGTGGCAAATCTAATTGTTCCTTGATCTGATGCAAATAAGCCTGCCCGCGCTGGCTAAAACCGAGTAAATGAACGTACGGTTGCTGCTCAACTTGCCGAATAGCTGGTTCACGAATATTTAATAAAACATACAAGCATAAACGCTGCAGCCGCGTATACGTATAGCGTTTCGTCTTCAATGCCCGCAATAAGCTGGGAAAATCATTAACTTGCTTGATCACACTGTGAAAACGATGCTCTAAGCCTTCAGTCATTTGGTAGATCTGGCCCAGCTCAGCAAGTGGCGTACTTAAAATACGATAACGGAGATACGGAAAAAAATCTGCCCACGTCAACAATTTTTGCTGCTGCAGTGCCTGAAGAATATCCGCCGGTACTACGGTAGCCAAACTTTGCTCCGCCGTGGTTTGCCCCAAAGCTAAGCGCCGGATCGCAGTGGCACTGGCAATCGTTGAGCCATTCAGTTCTTGATCCTGATACTGAGCATTCTTACGCGCCAGCGGTAATAACCGCAGTGGTCGCTTTAATCGTGCATTAGCTGTTGCGTAGCTTAGCCCTAATAGTTGATTGGGTGCATCAATATTTAAGTGCAGAGTTTCTTGGTAAAAGTGATTTAGTTGGGTGGCGTAGGTTTGCTGATAATCGCGAAAATACTCATGCAGATCAGGTAATATCGCCAATTGACGGCCAACACTTTGATAATCGATCGTTGTATTTTCAGTACCAAAAACCAGACTATCACACTGCAAGGTCGCTAGTAAATTTAGGGCACCACTGGCAAAACGATCCGCCGGGGCGACCGCATTAGCAAACGGCAATTCGACGATCAAATCGACACCATGGGCTAATGCCGCCTGTGCCCGCGTCCATTTATCGAGGATCGCCGGTTCACCGCGCTGCAAAAAATTACCACTCATCACCGCGACGACGACTTCAGCGCCTGAAAGCTGCCGTGCAGCCTGTAAATGGTATAAATGTCCATTGTGCAACGGATTATATTCAACCACTAATCCAACCGCGCGCATTTACCTTACCTCCCACTTAATCGTTGCAACACCGCTTAATTGCTTAAGCTTTTTCTGCGGTAAAGAACCAGCGAACGCTGTCGGCCGCAACCGCACTTTTACCAAAATCAGCACTGACCTGTACGTTTTTAAAGCCGCTATCCTGCAGTGCCTGCTTGATATCAACCAATGGATAAGTCCGCTCGCGATGTAATTCGCTTAATGCTTGATAGCCTTGAATCGACTCATCCCAAACAAAGAACGTTAGATCATGTTCGATCGAATGCGGCTGTTCGCCTAAATAACTGGTCCACATAAACGCAGTCGTTTCATTTTTGTAATTGTACATATAGCCCGGGAATAGTTCATCCATTTGGTACAGTGAATGCATATCAAATAAAAAGCGGCCGCCGCTAACTAAATGTTGTGCGACTTGCTGAAAAACAGTTGTGACATCTGCCAAATTAGGCATATAGCACAATGAATCGTCTAAGCAAGTCACCAATTCGTAATCGTCCAAGCCATCGAGTTCACGCATATCGCCTTGTACCAGAGCCATTGAGACATCCGCCTCAGTTGCATTTTGTTGCGCCACCGTTAACATATCCATTGATAAATCAAAACCGGTAACGTCATAACCGGCTTGGGCCAATTTAGTGGCTAAAATCCCCGTACCGCAGGCTAACTCTAAGGTTCGCGGCTGCGGCCGGCCAGCATTCTGCGCAACAAAAGAAAGCCACTGATCATAAAGATCAGTGTCCATCATTTCATCATATAAAGTGGCAAATGTTTGATAGATCATGCTTCGATCCACGCCGTTAAATCAACATTCTCAGCGTTGGCCCATAATTTTTCCAAATTATAATAAGCCCGTTCTTCAGGATTGAAGATATTAACGACCACATCACCGAGGTCAAGCAGAACCCATTTATCGGAATTCTTACCTTCAACTCGTTTGACCGTGATGCCCGCGTCCTCTTCTTTTTCCATAATTTCTTCTAAAATGGCGTCCATTTGGCGTTTGGACCCACCTTGCATGACAACAAAATAGTCAGCCAATAAACTGACCTCACGGACGTCTAAGGCAATAATATCTTCTGCGCGTTTACTATCTGCCGCACGGACAGCAATCTCTAAAATTTCTTTACTGTTCAAAATAGTGCTCCTATTCTACGATTAAGGTTATTTATTAGCATCAACCGCTAATAAATCCAGATGTTCCAGACGGTGACCATTCAACTATGGCTTAATTCGCCAAGTTGAAACATGGCCCTATTCTACGATTAAGGTTATTTATTAGCATCAACCGCTAATAAATCCGGATGTTCCAGACGGTGCGACTTGGACTTGCCGGGTTATGGCTTAGTCCAATCAACATCGGTAGGGTAAGTTCTAGTTAGCAAATATTCTTAATATTAAATACTAACCTAATTAAGGTTGTCAAAAAATGAGTGACAGTGACTATTCAACTATGGCCTAGTTCGCCAAGTTGAAACATGGCCCTTTATCTTATGCTCGACCAGCGACCCAAGCGTTATAGGTATCGATAGTCTTGGGGTAAATATTAACTTGTTTTGCAATTAAGAACTTCAGGGTATTAATGATCTCAAAACGTACACCGACGTCTAAACTTTCATTGGCAGCTGCACGCGCTTGTTCCACATTCGGAAAATCACGTCCTGGTTCAATAAAATCCGCTACAAAAATAATTTTATCTAAGGCAGTCATTTCAACGGCGCCAATCGTGTGACGGCGAACCGCATTGAGGACTTGCTGGTCATGAATACCGAGTTCGTGCTCGATTAGGTAAGCACCGACAACGCCGTGCCAGATACCGTTATTCGCCGTCAATAGTTCAGGATCAAATTGCTGCTGGCGAATAATTTGCTTAAATTCGGCGTCTGAGCGTTGCTTGGCGTAATCGTGCACTAAACCAGCTAATCCTGCTCGCTGAACGTCAGCACCATACTGCTGGGCTAATCTGATCGCCGTTTGTTCGACCCGCTGCACATGGGCAAAACGTCCGGCACTTAATTGTGCCTCCAGCCGTGCCAATAATTCATCCCGTGACAGCGCAACAAACGCTGAGTAATCTTGGTTAGTGTTTTTCACGGTACAGACCTTCTTCTTCAATATAATCTAAAACAGCGTCCGGCACCAGATAGCGCACGGAACAATTCTGGCTGATCCGCTGCCGAATCAACGATGAGCTGATATCTAGTAAGGGGGCGTCGACCCACAAAACAGGATAACGACTTTCTGCCGGAAATTCAGGCCGTTTCACGCCGACAAATTGAACTAACTTCAATAAATCGTCGATACGGTGCCAATTAGGCAAGTCCTTCACCATATCGGCGCCAATGATAAAATAAAAATCAGTATCGGGATGCTGCTGTTTAAGCGTGACCATCGTATCATAGGTGTAACTGACACCACCACGATCGATCTCAGCACGTTCCAATTCAAAACGCGAATTGCCATCGATCGCGCGTTCCACCATGGCTAGCCGATGTTTAGCTGCAATAGTGGTTTTAGTTGCTTGATGTGGTGGTTGTGCATCCGGCATAAATAAGACTTTTTCCAGACCTAACTGGGAACCGACTGATTCAGCCATCACTAAATGGCCTAAATGTGGCGGATTAAAGGTACCACCCATAATGCCAACTTGCTTTTTATGCTGACTCCCGAGAATTTCTTCCTTCATTTCTACTGTGATCACTGGTTGCGTTAACGTTCTCACCGTTTCAATGTCACCTCTTTATTTTACAACGCTGCCACTTGTAGCGATAACCGCCGGTATTTTTCTTTAAGTGCTGGCCGGTACAACAAGACTACACGGCCAATAATTTGCGGCACTTCTAATCCTGGAATTTGGCTGGTTAGTTCAGCTGCTACTTCAGCAGGTGTTAAATCTGTATTTTGTAATAAATTAATTTTCAATAACTCATGACGCGCAATACTATCATCGATCTGCGTTAAAAAGGCAGTATTAATGCCGTTTTTACCAACATGGAACTCCGGACGAAGCCGATTAGCCCGCGCCCGTAAAAATCTTTTTTGTTTCCCAGTTAAAGTCATAAAGTATCCTTTCAAATGTGCAACGTCCGTTGAAAAAGCTGCTTTTACAACGACGTCTAGGCTAAATTAACGCTAAAAGTTTATAATCTACCCTTTTTAGCACGTTTCCCTAATTTTAAGTTCTAGATCAAAGCGGGCCGCATCGTAACGGCAACGCCTTCTGGTGCCCAGCCACTAACTGTGATACCTGCTGGTACAGTGATCCAGCCTAAGCCAGCGAATACTAAGTCGCTTTTGACCTTAGGCGTAAATTGGATCCGTGCTAGTGGTGGGAAATCAGCCAATTCATTAGGCCGCGGCGGCTGTAATAATTTACCAGCTTGGCGGTCATAAAAATCATCGGCGTTGCTTAACTTAGTACGGTGAACCAATAAATTATTATCCAAATACAAAGTAAAGCCAGTGTGCGGACCGCGTTCATAATCAAAGCGGGCCAAACCACCTAAAAATAGTGTTTGTTCACTATTTAATTGGAACGTTTTCGGTTTGATCGGCTTTTGTGGTGCGACTAAGCGCAGATCTTTCGGGCCTAAATAATAAGCCATTTGTTCCCGGTGAATGATCCCTGGTGTGTCGATCAGCTGATGGCCATCATCTAATGGAATCTCGATCTTATCTAAGGTCGTGCCTGGAAAACGTGAAGTCGTGATCAAATCTTGAGTACCGGTAGTACGCTTGATGATCTGATTGATCAACGTTGATTTCCCAACGTTAGTCACACCAACGACATAAACATCGCGACCAGCACGATATTTATCAATCGCCGCTAACAATTCATCCAGCTCGTAACCACTTTTAGCGCTGGTCAATAACACATCTAATGGCCGCAAACCAACGGCATGCGCCTGCTCTTGCAGCCAATGACGGACCTTACCACGTTTAACTGACTTAGGTAAGACGTCGACCTTGTTACCGACCAATAGCACTGGATTTTTACCGACAAAACGGTGTAAGCCAGGAATAATACTACCGGAAAAATCGAAGATATCGATCACGTTGACGATCAAAGCGTCAGTATCACCGATCTGGGTCAATAACTTCAAGAAATCATCGTCAGTTAAGCGGACGTCGGAGATCTCGTTATAATGCCGTAACCGGAAACACCGCTGACAATAAACCTCGCCAGCCGCTAAACCTTTTTCTAATGCTGACGCTGGTGTATAGCCAGCAGCATCGGGGTCCGTCGTCTGAATCTGGGCCCCACAACCAATACAATATAATGGCTCTGTCTCTGTTTCAGCCATCTAAACGCTCCTTCCACTGTAACTCAGGATGGCGCCGCCGTAAGCGACG
This is a stretch of genomic DNA from Loigolactobacillus coryniformis subsp. coryniformis KCTC 3167 = DSM 20001. It encodes these proteins:
- a CDS encoding response regulator transcription factor produces the protein MSKVLIIEDEKNLARFVELELKHEGYETTVHYNGRTGLDAALSSDWDAILLDLMLPELNGLEVCRRVRQVKNTPIIMMTARDSVIDRVSGLDHGADDYIVKPFAIEELLARLRALLRRIDIEGEQNNAKQTTVSYRDLTIEKENRVVKRGNETIDLTKREYELLLTLMENVNVVLGRDVLLNKVWGYESEVETNVVDVYIRYLRNKIDRKGEESYIQTVRGTGYVMRS
- the gndA gene encoding NADP-dependent phosphogluconate dehydrogenase, with the protein product MEKQTPQIGVVGMAVMGKNLALNIESRGYTVAIYNRTSSKTETVAKEHADKKLVPSYSIQDFVASLEKPRRIILMVKAGAGTDAVIQELLPLLDKGDVLIDGGNTFFKDTMRRNAELDKSGINFIGMGVSGGELGALQGPSMMPGGQKEAYDLVAPIFEQMAAKATDGAPCVTYIGPNGAGHYVKMIHNGIEYGDEELIAESYHVLHELVGLSVDEIAAIFDDWNKGELDSYLIDITADILTRKDDLGTGKPIVDVILDRTANKGTGKWSSANALELEIPQSLITESVYARYISMMKDERVKASKVLPKPVGKVDFDKTEVVEMIRKALYFSKIMSYAQGFEQMRIASDHYDWNLDYANIARIWRAGCIIRAQFLQNITDAYEKDPQLQNLMLDDYFLNITKQYQESVRDLVGLAVKAGVPVPGFAAAISYFDSYRSERLPANIIQAERDYFGAHTYERTDREGSFHYPWYEEQ
- the rpmF gene encoding 50S ribosomal protein L32: MAVPARRTSKTKKRMRRGHIKLATPNLSPCPNCGELRVSHHVCPSCGFYDGKQVVNTGNTAN
- a CDS encoding YceD family protein, which translates into the protein MKWSLLELEKYRQEPLPLADTLDLKATLIERDPQIIDVSPIQVSGLISLDQETITTYVKMKGTLTLPSTRSLKPVALPLDFDFTEFYVPADQRKRAELDQEDTVIVLENATLDLDQAIVDNILLNIPMQVLTPHEREDEADMPKGNDWQVISEDAYDQLLEARKQQVDPRFAQLKGLFDESTDK
- a CDS encoding IS5-like element ISLpl3 family transposase (programmed frameshift) — translated: MTTPKRYELEDAQWDRIKGYFPPYRTGRPSSLDNRTALNAILWLMRSGAPWRDLPERYGSWKTVYSRFRAWVSSGLFEQVFLELIDDPDMENLSLDSTIVRAHQKATGGKKNAECMVENQAIGLSRGGRTTKIHALVDGLGNPLGFRLTGGQVHDSQVASELLEGFDISQSNIIADKAYGTAKLRQYIEDKAGVYTIPPKENTKDKWTCDYHVYCERHLIENFFNQLKNFRRIATRYDKLAHVYLATVYIASICILLK
- a CDS encoding DUF805 domain-containing protein, producing the protein MFSFQTVPSYREFWQNILTWNKTATRRQYWWPVIINYFLGIILTALLQVILGHPWSEIYTWTDLGANTAGNVILLLVWIATFTLKARRLHDTDRSAGWILIELIPIIGTIWFFILTLLPSRPSTRWPQNQAE
- a CDS encoding iron chaperone, whose amino-acid sequence is MTTEIFTDHLAKTAPEQRERTQEVLTWVSTTFPQLAPRIAWNQPMFTDHDTFIIGFSNSKKHLAVAPEAAGINQFSAAIKAAGYQHTKQLIQLPWTSPVNYTLLEQIIRFNLQDKANTTSFWRK
- a CDS encoding nucleotidyltransferase, translated to MRAVGLVVEYNPLHNGHLYHLQAARQLSGAEVVVAVMSGNFLQRGEPAILDKWTRAQAALAHGVDLIVELPFANAVAPADRFASGALNLLATLQCDSLVFGTENTTIDYQSVGRQLAILPDLHEYFRDYQQTYATQLNHFYQETLHLNIDAPNQLLGLSYATANARLKRPLRLLPLARKNAQYQDQELNGSTIASATAIRRLALGQTTAEQSLATVVPADILQALQQQKLLTWADFFPYLRYRILSTPLAELGQIYQMTEGLEHRFHSVIKQVNDFPSLLRALKTKRYTYTRLQRLCLYVLLNIREPAIRQVEQQPYVHLLGFSQRGQAYLHQIKEQLDLPLIARVSQKIGHEQGLLGLEVRVDDIYAQLNGHEQNFNRPPLRVK
- a CDS encoding class I SAM-dependent DNA methyltransferase, which produces MIYQTFATLYDEMMDTDLYDQWLSFVAQNAGRPQPRTLELACGTGILATKLAQAGYDVTGFDLSMDMLTVAQQNATEADVSMALVQGDMRELDGLDDYELVTCLDDSLCYMPNLADVTTVFQQVAQHLVSGGRFLFDMHSLYQMDELFPGYMYNYKNETTAFMWTSYLGEQPHSIEHDLTFFVWDESIQGYQALSELHRERTYPLVDIKQALQDSGFKNVQVSADFGKSAVAADSVRWFFTAEKA
- the rsfS gene encoding ribosome silencing factor; amino-acid sequence: MLNSKEILEIAVRAADSKRAEDIIALDVREVSLLADYFVVMQGGSKRQMDAILEEIMEKEEDAGITVKRVEGKNSDKWVLLDLGDVVVNIFNPEERAYYNLEKLWANAENVDLTAWIEA
- the yqeK gene encoding bis(5'-nucleosyl)-tetraphosphatase (symmetrical) YqeK is translated as MKNTNQDYSAFVALSRDELLARLEAQLSAGRFAHVQRVEQTAIRLAQQYGADVQRAGLAGLVHDYAKQRSDAEFKQIIRQQQFDPELLTANNGIWHGVVGAYLIEHELGIHDQQVLNAVRRHTIGAVEMTALDKIIFVADFIEPGRDFPNVEQARAAANESLDVGVRFEIINTLKFLIAKQVNIYPKTIDTYNAWVAGRA
- a CDS encoding nicotinate-nucleotide adenylyltransferase, which gives rise to MKEEILGSQHKKQVGIMGGTFNPPHLGHLVMAESVGSQLGLEKVLFMPDAQPPHQATKTTIAAKHRLAMVERAIDGNSRFELERAEIDRGGVSYTYDTMVTLKQQHPDTDFYFIIGADMVKDLPNWHRIDDLLKLVQFVGVKRPEFPAESRYPVLWVDAPLLDISSSLIRQRISQNCSVRYLVPDAVLDYIEEEGLYREKH
- a CDS encoding YhbY family RNA-binding protein, which produces MTLTGKQKRFLRARANRLRPEFHVGKNGINTAFLTQIDDSIARHELLKINLLQNTDLTPAEVAAELTSQIPGLEVPQIIGRVVLLYRPALKEKYRRLSLQVAAL
- the yqeH gene encoding ribosome biogenesis GTPase YqeH, with translation MAETETEPLYCIGCGAQIQTTDPDAAGYTPASALEKGLAAGEVYCQRCFRLRHYNEISDVRLTDDDFLKLLTQIGDTDALIVNVIDIFDFSGSIIPGLHRFVGKNPVLLVGNKVDVLPKSVKRGKVRHWLQEQAHAVGLRPLDVLLTSAKSGYELDELLAAIDKYRAGRDVYVVGVTNVGKSTLINQIIKRTTGTQDLITTSRFPGTTLDKIEIPLDDGHQLIDTPGIIHREQMAYYLGPKDLRLVAPQKPIKPKTFQLNSEQTLFLGGLARFDYERGPHTGFTLYLDNNLLVHRTKLSNADDFYDRQAGKLLQPPRPNELADFPPLARIQFTPKVKSDLVFAGLGWITVPAGITVSGWAPEGVAVTMRPALI